In Diabrotica undecimpunctata isolate CICGRU chromosome 4, icDiaUnde3, whole genome shotgun sequence, a single genomic region encodes these proteins:
- the TBC1D23 gene encoding TBC1 domain family member 23 isoform X1 has protein sequence MAGPMEESHWISDLENALLEECSATDVYCICKGKALPENLRSDVWQICLDVRDKGNQLDHFNEVFDLPNQTVLREDCAAFVAKLGNEEDDRLSVISDLESIITFYCKSRNIQYVKKNGWLELLAPILTLKTPKSTTYNLFEAIIDTYVPQSSQTDAHAFHVLRLLLLYHDPELCSFLDTKRITPEQYCLSWFQSLFAATCNLEVVINMWDFYFQQSDPFFIFFLSLIMVVNARDQIISMNDENRDKIIASLNNMPCGLEADDVSDFCTLAQYYALKTPVSFRNDLMQSIYSGKGDSVAIVSQALCLPVTVHELVENTTHETINVDAVRFFLVDCRPIEHYNAGHLPTAFHLDCNLMLSEPSAFATAVQGLLSAQRQALLHKSHAGGEHLCFLGSGRNEEDQYTHMVVASFLQKHTQYVSLLMGGYIAVHNYFSDNVDDFLQDHNPKSCIVCAPTYASKMLQSSQKPSQSNDLFGKISAAMKSKSAEVKGRLIDYIVNPNGSPVPERHVSSTDKIGKRYRDVAPVFSIDDDHDNVANEYVGPEDKQELVQIQAYLKQSDVIEHFPCQEVKLNGFMYKSHLIVTRTELIVLREIPNIKGAAEVIVKRPLSAIVKITARKRHPELITFKYGVPDGENLKISDMDRFLIPNADKATKVVSDQILNQLKAKE, from the exons aTATGTTTAGATGTGAGGGACAAAGGGAACCAGTTAGACCATTTTAATGAAGTATTCGACCTGCCAAATCAAACTGTACTTAGGGAAGACTGTGCGGCTTTTGTAGCAAAACTAGGAAACGAAGAGGATGATAGACTTTCCGTTATTTCAGACTTAGAATCAATtataacgttttattgcaaaaGCAGAAATATTCAGTATGTTAAGAAAAATGGTTGGTTGGAGTTATTGGCTCCTATTTTAACTCTGAAAACACCAAAGTCTACAACTTATAATTTGTTCGAAGCAATAATAGATACTTATGTACCCCAAAGCAGTCAAACTGATGCCCATGCCTTTCATGTTTTAAGATTATTGTTACTTTATCACGATCCAGAATTATGTTCTTTCTTGGATACAAAAAGAATAACACCAGAACAGTATTGTCTTTCGTGGTTTCAATCTCTTTTCGCAGCCACTTGCAACTTAGAAGTGGTTATCAATATGTGGGACTTCTATTTCCAACAGTCAGAtccatttttcatattttttctatCGCTTATAATGGTAGTTAATGCAAGAGATCAAATAATCTCTATGAATGATGAAAACCGAGATAAAATAATTGCTAGTCTTAATAACATGCCATGTGGTCTTGAAGCTGATGATGTATCTGATTTTTGCACATTAGCACAATATTACGCACTAAAAACCCCAGTTTCTTTTAGAAATGATCTTATGCAGAGTATTTACAGTGGAAAAGGTGATAGTGTTGCAATCGTTTCACAAGCTTTATGTCTCCCAGTTACAGTACATGAATTAGTCGAAAATACCACCCATGAAACAATCAATGTTGATGCTGTTAGATTCTTTCTAGTCGATTGTAGACCTATTGAACATTACAATGCTGGTCATTTGCCTACTGCCTTCCACTTAGATTGTAATTTAATGTTGTCAGAACCTAGTGCTTTTGCGACTGCTGTTCAAGGATTACTTAGTGCACAAAGGCAGGCCTTACTACATAAGTCACATGCTG GAGGTGAACATTTGTGTTTCCTGGGTTCTGGCAGAAACGAAGAAGACCAATACACACATATGGTAGTTGCGTCGTTTCTTCAAAAGCATACACAATATGTCTCGCTACTGATGGGCGGCTATATAGCTGTGCACAACTATTTCTCAGACAACGTCGACGATTTTCTTCAAGATCATAACCCCAAGAGCTGCATCGTGTGTGCTCCTACGTACGCTTCAAAAATGCTGCAGTCTAGTCAGAAACCATCGCAGTCGAATGACCTCTTTGGTAAAATTTCAGCAGCCATGAAATCAAAATCTGCGGAAGTAAAAGGGAGGCTGATAGATTATATTGTTAACCCCAATGGAAGTCCAGTGCCCGAGAGGCATGTGTCTAGTACTGATAAAATAGGCAAGAGGTACAGGGATGTTGCACCAGTATTTAGTATTGATGATGATCACGATAACGTAGCAAATGAA tacGTTGGGCCTGAAGACAAACAAGAACTGGTGCAAATTCAGGCCTACCTAAAACAATCAGACGTCATCGAACACTTCCCGTGCCAGGAAGTAAAATTGAATGGATTTATGTATAAGAGTCATCTGATTGTTACCAGAACCGAATTAATCGTATTACGAGAAATCCCGAATATTAAAGGTGCTGCAGAAGTCATCGTAAAACGGCCTTTGTCGGCAATAGTGAAAATCACCGCTAGGAAACGCCATCCCGAATTAATCACCTTCAAGTATGGCGTACCCGATGGTGAGAATTTGAAAATATCGGACATGGATAGGTTTTTGATACCGAACGCGGATAAAGCAACGAAAGTAGTGTCTGATCAAATTCTTAATCAATTAAAAGCTAAAGAGTGA
- the TBC1D23 gene encoding TBC1 domain family member 23 isoform X2, translating to MTHYLSYHKICLDVRDKGNQLDHFNEVFDLPNQTVLREDCAAFVAKLGNEEDDRLSVISDLESIITFYCKSRNIQYVKKNGWLELLAPILTLKTPKSTTYNLFEAIIDTYVPQSSQTDAHAFHVLRLLLLYHDPELCSFLDTKRITPEQYCLSWFQSLFAATCNLEVVINMWDFYFQQSDPFFIFFLSLIMVVNARDQIISMNDENRDKIIASLNNMPCGLEADDVSDFCTLAQYYALKTPVSFRNDLMQSIYSGKGDSVAIVSQALCLPVTVHELVENTTHETINVDAVRFFLVDCRPIEHYNAGHLPTAFHLDCNLMLSEPSAFATAVQGLLSAQRQALLHKSHAGGEHLCFLGSGRNEEDQYTHMVVASFLQKHTQYVSLLMGGYIAVHNYFSDNVDDFLQDHNPKSCIVCAPTYASKMLQSSQKPSQSNDLFGKISAAMKSKSAEVKGRLIDYIVNPNGSPVPERHVSSTDKIGKRYRDVAPVFSIDDDHDNVANEYVGPEDKQELVQIQAYLKQSDVIEHFPCQEVKLNGFMYKSHLIVTRTELIVLREIPNIKGAAEVIVKRPLSAIVKITARKRHPELITFKYGVPDGENLKISDMDRFLIPNADKATKVVSDQILNQLKAKE from the exons aTATGTTTAGATGTGAGGGACAAAGGGAACCAGTTAGACCATTTTAATGAAGTATTCGACCTGCCAAATCAAACTGTACTTAGGGAAGACTGTGCGGCTTTTGTAGCAAAACTAGGAAACGAAGAGGATGATAGACTTTCCGTTATTTCAGACTTAGAATCAATtataacgttttattgcaaaaGCAGAAATATTCAGTATGTTAAGAAAAATGGTTGGTTGGAGTTATTGGCTCCTATTTTAACTCTGAAAACACCAAAGTCTACAACTTATAATTTGTTCGAAGCAATAATAGATACTTATGTACCCCAAAGCAGTCAAACTGATGCCCATGCCTTTCATGTTTTAAGATTATTGTTACTTTATCACGATCCAGAATTATGTTCTTTCTTGGATACAAAAAGAATAACACCAGAACAGTATTGTCTTTCGTGGTTTCAATCTCTTTTCGCAGCCACTTGCAACTTAGAAGTGGTTATCAATATGTGGGACTTCTATTTCCAACAGTCAGAtccatttttcatattttttctatCGCTTATAATGGTAGTTAATGCAAGAGATCAAATAATCTCTATGAATGATGAAAACCGAGATAAAATAATTGCTAGTCTTAATAACATGCCATGTGGTCTTGAAGCTGATGATGTATCTGATTTTTGCACATTAGCACAATATTACGCACTAAAAACCCCAGTTTCTTTTAGAAATGATCTTATGCAGAGTATTTACAGTGGAAAAGGTGATAGTGTTGCAATCGTTTCACAAGCTTTATGTCTCCCAGTTACAGTACATGAATTAGTCGAAAATACCACCCATGAAACAATCAATGTTGATGCTGTTAGATTCTTTCTAGTCGATTGTAGACCTATTGAACATTACAATGCTGGTCATTTGCCTACTGCCTTCCACTTAGATTGTAATTTAATGTTGTCAGAACCTAGTGCTTTTGCGACTGCTGTTCAAGGATTACTTAGTGCACAAAGGCAGGCCTTACTACATAAGTCACATGCTG GAGGTGAACATTTGTGTTTCCTGGGTTCTGGCAGAAACGAAGAAGACCAATACACACATATGGTAGTTGCGTCGTTTCTTCAAAAGCATACACAATATGTCTCGCTACTGATGGGCGGCTATATAGCTGTGCACAACTATTTCTCAGACAACGTCGACGATTTTCTTCAAGATCATAACCCCAAGAGCTGCATCGTGTGTGCTCCTACGTACGCTTCAAAAATGCTGCAGTCTAGTCAGAAACCATCGCAGTCGAATGACCTCTTTGGTAAAATTTCAGCAGCCATGAAATCAAAATCTGCGGAAGTAAAAGGGAGGCTGATAGATTATATTGTTAACCCCAATGGAAGTCCAGTGCCCGAGAGGCATGTGTCTAGTACTGATAAAATAGGCAAGAGGTACAGGGATGTTGCACCAGTATTTAGTATTGATGATGATCACGATAACGTAGCAAATGAA tacGTTGGGCCTGAAGACAAACAAGAACTGGTGCAAATTCAGGCCTACCTAAAACAATCAGACGTCATCGAACACTTCCCGTGCCAGGAAGTAAAATTGAATGGATTTATGTATAAGAGTCATCTGATTGTTACCAGAACCGAATTAATCGTATTACGAGAAATCCCGAATATTAAAGGTGCTGCAGAAGTCATCGTAAAACGGCCTTTGTCGGCAATAGTGAAAATCACCGCTAGGAAACGCCATCCCGAATTAATCACCTTCAAGTATGGCGTACCCGATGGTGAGAATTTGAAAATATCGGACATGGATAGGTTTTTGATACCGAACGCGGATAAAGCAACGAAAGTAGTGTCTGATCAAATTCTTAATCAATTAAAAGCTAAAGAGTGA
- the LOC140439324 gene encoding uncharacterized protein: MQHFFVISFVVIFIGFVDSTLVSKCKDGGIIPPGVNLESDYEVCKQSPCIVYTGSTCYFNVNFTSPGYVPSITPKYKATALGMTLDYPCEKDACTGITNTVCPLVENERVSYTWIMYLPSLYPECLVDLEVSFTNDDDNSLIFCFSTQIEVRKPANR, from the exons ATGCAACACTTTTTTGTTATAAGTTTTGTAGTTATATTTATAGGCTTTGTCGATTCGACCCTTGTGAGTAAAT gtaaagATGGCGGCATAATACCACCAGGTGTAAATTTAGAATCAGATTATGAAGTTTGCAAACAGTCTCCTTGTATAGTATATACTGGTAGCACTTGTTATTTCAACGTAAATTTCACCTCAC CTGGATACGTACCATCTATAACTCCTAAGTATAAAGCAACAGCACTGGGGATGACTTTAGACTATCCATGCGAGAAAGACGCTTGCACAGGAATCACCAATACAGTTTGCCCTCTAGTGGAAAATGAACGCGTGTCTTACACATGGATTATGTATCTCCCAAGTTTGTATCCAGAA TGTCTTGTTGATCTTGAAGTTTCTTTTACCAACGACGATGATAACTCGCTCATTTTCTGCTTTAGCACACAGATTGAAGTAAGAAAACCAGCTAATAGATAG